A single genomic interval of Lathyrus oleraceus cultivar Zhongwan6 chromosome 7, CAAS_Psat_ZW6_1.0, whole genome shotgun sequence harbors:
- the LOC127102487 gene encoding uncharacterized protein LOC127102487, with protein MTLVEYVREKWLEETTKQFSMLWSQWLMRYKVSPYHAGDEFFGLGKFQRNDPPTFKGIYDPEGKSLKTGGILEAVGTEITYVVFIAYFLEKYFPESVHSKKDIEFLKLKYGNMTVVEYAAKIEELMKFCPYYNGAVAKGSKCIKIYDEDSRTHYVYYKSLSEKKGNNQYRGKLYSAPTEKGKHRVLDEKRLSGGETPTSVKCFKCGIAGHRANDYKSSKNKCFKCGKTRHLIVDCKSNSLTFFNCEKPCHN; from the exons AGAAATGGCTGGAAGAAACAACCAAGCAATTTTCGATGCTTTGGAGTCAGTGGCTCATGCGCTACAAGGTCAGCCCGTATCATGCTGGTGATGAGTTCTTTGGATTGGGGAAGTTTCAGAGAAATGATCCGCCGACTTTCAAGGGAATATATGATCCAGAGGGT AAGAGCCTGAAGACTGGTGGAATACTGGAGGCTGTTGGTACTGAGATTACATATGTTGTGTTCATAGCATATTTCCTAGAGAAGTACTTTCCAGAGAGTGTGCACAGTAAGAAGGATATCGAGTTCCTCAAACTAAAGTATGGAAATATGACAGTTGTTGAATATGCTGCTAAGATcgaagaattgatgaagttttgTCCATACTACAATGGTGCGGTTGCTAAGGGGTCGAAGTGTATCAA GATATATGATGAGGATAGTAGAACACATTATGTTTACTAtaagagtcttagtgagaagaaaGGGAATAATCAGTATCGTGGGAAATTGTATAGTGCTCCAACTGAAAAGGGGAAACATAGGGTCTTAGATGAGAAAAGACTAAGTGGAGGAGAGACACCCACTTCTGTaaagtgttttaagtgtgggaTCGCAGGTCATCGTGCCAATGACTACAAGAGTTCTAAGAATAAATGCTTCAAGTGTGGGAAGACTAGACATCTTATTGTTGATTGTAAGAGTAATAGTCTAACTTTCTTCAACTGTGAAAAGCCATGTCACAATTAG